A window of the Labeo rohita strain BAU-BD-2019 chromosome 1, IGBB_LRoh.1.0, whole genome shotgun sequence genome harbors these coding sequences:
- the fhdc1 gene encoding FH2 domain-containing protein 1, which translates to MLVMASVTAAAESASDCTTPIANPLPFEPSTTSSDGPSHGHDSTSSPPAVPPPPPPPPPPPPQAPGHPGHASRKKRRVRSFFWKTIPEEKVRGKPNIWTLAVRQQQYQIDVRTVEELFGQQEEVRTQTSSGHPRAGRSRGSFKESKDEISILDSKRGMNIGIFLKQFKKSNHAIVEDISLGNSKQYGAEPLKELLKLLPEAEEVKRLKEFKGDPNKLTLVDSFMFLLIQVPRFDVRIEAMVLQEEFVPSCAAMSREINIVRQATEELMTCEELHAILHLVLQAGNIMNAGGYAGNAVGFKLSSLLSLADTKANKPGMNLLHFVALEAEKKDEALLKFPEKLTHVQSAARISVENIEGEFSSLYVKTRSLEQKIQDDDELQKQLDPFLESSTQALQDLKHRRLDLRKEGNALIDFFCEDKDTFKLDECFRIFQDFCLKFKKAVKDNRDRELKEEARQRRLRELEERRCAWGAANTEAGGFGRSSSENDVDILTKEGLLDFLLQSRPQSPHSPLGRSASARRYHHTELISGSSPSDHTKFSSLPRPTRNHQRKTMAWLVLQDDNRELGPQSQVYQEKLATSPKAETEPISPLARYSNFGHNMNNDPYNNNNYSSLSEGGVTPQLSNPKHVFQGTPGQNVGHMNVSVEKHKLVTGLQPFEITSQINNNSHVSMDNQNVFVTDLEREEDSPRAFVLDTPPSSRSSEERPKPEKVWNDTRISSQREEADTSTFSSTTCDTPLPLDPSMSSKKPALYVMDCTETDCSIVLDCSEIESSPIIKEKSELKSQDASFPRVIQDTNSLSSNFESTDCHFVSTSGEELIAGRVNQACPESFSPSVTTEEAETDSCDTAEGRKVGEKAVQTGSPKTTLVKARTSSKVTAHASRPTRTLTPTETQNMRKVVPITRQNRSSSSMRKVEKPAGYENTEPRRPLRDQSMPARRGERQGRPARHSSLPPEDPRVQRGATPSNSRWSRDLTQHRPSIKKTNSRPVRNISKPAPEEKMCRSTMRALAQAQAQAQAQGTSEGGTPDSPSSTVKSSSPLPSFARNTVASSSRSKKDLPSPAVTGTPSKSLARASSQRLPGGRTDSVSSGPLPRSEDKLGGSIRRVQSVRASNRSSDTPSPQSGREHPLKSSSFSERSTQIRDSISSRTNKPTWK; encoded by the exons ATGCTTGTCATGGCAAGTGTGACTGCTGCTGCGGAGTCGGCAAGCGACTGTACCACACCAATAGCGAATCCACTGCCATTTGAACCCTCTACAACCTCCTCAGATGGTCCTAGTCATGGACATGACAGCACTTCCTCCCCTCCAGCAGTACCTCCACCACCGCCTCCACCTCCTCCACCACCACCCCAGGCACCAGGCCATCCTGGCCATGCTTCACGCAAGAAACGACGGGTACGGAGCTTCTTCTGGAAAACAATTCCTGAGGAGAAGGTTCGGGGAAAACCAAATATTTGGACTCTAGCAGTGAGACAGCAGCAGTATCAAATTGACGTAAGGACAGTGGAGGAGCTCTTCGGCCAACAGGAGGAGGTTCGAACCCAGACAAGCAGTGGACATCCTCGTGCTGGTAGATCCAGAGGTTCATTTAAAGAGAGCAAGGATGAG ATCAGCATCTTGGACTCCAAGAGAGGAATGAACATTGGAATTTTCCTCAAACAGTTCAAGAA GTCCAACCATGCAATAGTAGAAGACATTAGTCTGGGCAACAGCAAGCAATATGGAGCTGAACCACTGAAAGAACTGCTCAAACTTCTACCTGAAGCAGAAGAG GTGAAGAGACTGAAGGAATTCAAAGGAGACCCAAACAAGCTGACGCTTGTTGATTCCTTCATGTTCCTGCTGATTCAAGTGCCACG ctttgaTGTGCGTATTGAGGCTATGGTACTTCAGGAAGAGTTTGTTCCATCATGTGCGGCCATGAGTCGTGAGATTAACATTGTGCGTCAGGCTACTGAAG AACTAATGACTTGTGAAGAGCTCCATGCCATTCTACACTTGGTTCTCCAAGCAGGAAATATCATGAATGCA GGAGGCTATGCAGGCAATGCTGTGGGCTTCAAACTGTCTTCACTTCTCTCTCTGGCTGACACGAAGGCCAACAAGCCTGGCATGAACCTGCTCCATTTTGTGGCACTA GAAGCAGAGAAAAAGGATGAGGCCCTTTTGAAGTTTCCAGAGAAGCTAACGCATGTACAGAGCGCAGCCAG aATTTCAGTAGAAAATATAGAAGGAGAGTTTTCCTCTCTCTATGTCAAAACACGTTCCTTGGAACAGAAGATTCAGGATGACGATGAGCTGCAAAAGCAGCTGGATCCATTTCTGGAG AGCTCTACACAGGCCCTGCAGGACCTTAAACATCGCAGGCTGGACTTGCGCAAAGAGGGTAATGCCCTCATTGACTTCTTCTGTGAAGACAAAGACACCTTCAAACTGGACGAGTGCTTTAGAATTTTCCAAGATTTCTGCCTAAAGTTCAAAAAAGCTGTAAAG GACAACCGGGACAGGGAACTAAAGGAGGAAGCTAGACAGCGACGCTTACGGGAGCTGGAGGAGAGACGGTGTGCCTGGGGTGCAGCCAATACTGAGGCAGGTGGTTTTGGTCGCAGCAGCAGTGAAAATGATGTTGACATCCTAACCAAAGAAGGCCTCCTGGACTTCCTGCTTCAGTCAAGACCTCAAAGCCCCCACAGTCCGTTGGGGCGCTCGGCTAGTGCCCGCCGTTACCATCACACAGAGCTGATATCTGGGTCTTCACCAAGTGACCACACAAAATTCAGCAGCCTGCCACGACCAACCAGGAACCATCAACGAAAGACCATGGCATGGCTTGTCTTACAGGATGATAACAGGGAGCTGGGTCCACAGAGTCAGGTTTACCAAGAGAAGCTGGCAACTTCACCAAAGGCTGAGACAGAACCCATCAGTCCTTTAGCTAGATACTCAAATTTTGGACACAACATGAACAATGATccctacaataataataattacagttCTCTCTCTGAAGGTGGAGTTACACCTCAGTTGAGTAACCCCAAACATGTCTTTCAGGGGACACCTGGTCAAAATGTTGGACACATGAATGTTTCTGTGGAGAAACACAAACTAGTTACTGGCCTTCAACCATTTGAGATAACCAGCCAGATCAATAATAACAGTCATGTTTCTATGGACAACCAGAATGTGTTTGTAACAGATCTGGAAAGGGAAGAAGACTCTCCCAGAGCATTTGTCCTTGATACACCACCATCTAGCAGGAGTTCTGAGGAAAGACCTAAGCCAGAAAAAGTATGGAATGACACAAGGATCTCATCACAGAGGGAGGAAGCAGACACTAGTACCTTTTCCTCAACAACTTGTGACACCCCTTTGCCGCTGGATCCCTCTATGTCCAGTAAGAAACCTGCGTTGTATGTCATGGACTGCACTGAAACGGATTGTTCCATTGTGTTGGACTGTTCTGAGATTGAGAGTTCTCctatcataaaagaaaaatctgaactTAAGTCACAGGATGCCAGCTTTCCAAGAGTTATTCAGGACACCAATTCCCTTTCCTCCAACTTTGAGTCCACCGATTGTCATTTTGTTTCCACATCAGGTGAAGAGCTGATCGCAGGAAGGGTCAATCAAGCATGTCCAGAATCATTCAGTCCTTCTGTAACTACTGAAGAAGCAGAGACAGATAGCTGTGACACAGCTGAAGGGCGAAAAGTTGGCGAGAAAGCAGTCCAGACCGGTAGCCCCAAAACAACACTTGTCAAAGCCAGGACTTCATCCAAAGTAACTGCTCATGCCAGCCGTCCCACAAGAACCCTCACACCAACCGAGACTCAGAACATGCGCAAGGTGGTGCCCATTACAAGGCAGAATCGCTCTAGTAGCAGCATGAGGAAAGTTGAAAAACCTGCTGGATATGAGAACACTGAACCTAGACGTCCACTTCGTGACCAAAGCATGCCAGCCAGGAGAGGCGAAAGGCAAGGTAGACCTGCACGACATTCAAGTCTACCTCCAGAGGATCCCAGGGTTCAAAGAGGAGCAACACCAAGCAACTCTCGATGGTCAAGGGACTTGACTCAACACAGACCCTCCATCAAGAAAACCAATTCCAGACCCGTTCGTAACATTTCAAAACCAGCACCAGAGGAAAAGATGTGTCGTTCTACAATGCGTGCCCTGGCCCAAGCTCAGGCCCAGGCCCAGGCCCAAGGTACCTCAGAAGGAGGTACACCTGACAGTCCCAGCAGCACCGTGAAAAGTTCTTCGCCTTTGCCGAGCTTTGCTCGCAACACTGTGGCATCTTCTTCCAGATCTAAAAAAGACTTGCCCTCACCAGCTGTAACAGGAACACCATCAAAGAGCTTAGCCAGAGCTAGCTCTCAGAGATTGCCTGGTGGTAGAACGGACTCTGTGAGTAGCGGACCTTTGCCAAGGAGTGAGGATAAACTTGGGGGGTCTATTAGGAGGGTTCAGAGCGTACGGGCTTCCAATCGAAGCAGTGACACACCTTCCCCACAGTCTGGACGAGAGCACCCCCTTAAAAGTAGCAGTTTCTCAGAGAGATCCACACAGATTAGAGACTCCATCTCGAGCAGGACCAACAAACCCACATGGAAGTAG